A genomic segment from Dietzia psychralcaliphila encodes:
- a CDS encoding class I SAM-dependent methyltransferase encodes MTGDVSAAYTRRAREYIDLLGSLATVHASDLELVTRWADQLGGPVIDAGCGPGHWTGHLAARGVDVRGVDRVPEFVDHARRSHPGCRFDIGDLDELTGPPGGAAGILAWYSLIHHEPSTVRWTLTRFARVLRPGGGLLLGFFHGAEVERFAHAVTDAYRWPIEALTHEVRMADFEVIETYTRTGPGARPHGAIVARLMSAHTRRPE; translated from the coding sequence GTGACCGGTGACGTGAGTGCGGCGTACACGCGCCGTGCGCGGGAGTACATCGACCTCCTCGGTTCCCTCGCGACCGTCCACGCCTCGGACCTCGAACTCGTGACGCGGTGGGCGGACCAACTCGGCGGGCCGGTGATCGATGCCGGGTGCGGCCCCGGACACTGGACCGGTCACCTCGCGGCCCGGGGCGTCGATGTGCGTGGAGTCGACCGCGTCCCGGAGTTCGTGGACCATGCCCGACGTTCTCATCCCGGGTGCCGGTTCGATATCGGCGATCTCGACGAGCTCACCGGCCCGCCCGGCGGCGCCGCCGGGATCCTCGCCTGGTACTCGCTCATTCATCATGAGCCCTCCACCGTCCGGTGGACGCTCACGCGGTTCGCCCGCGTCCTGCGCCCCGGCGGTGGTCTGCTGCTCGGTTTCTTCCACGGAGCGGAGGTGGAGCGGTTCGCACACGCCGTGACCGATGCCTACCGATGGCCGATCGAGGCGCTGACCCACGAAGTGAGGATGGCAGACTTCGAGGTGATCGAGACCTACACGCGGACCGGGCCGGGGGCCAGACCCCACGGAGCGATCGTCGCCCGCCTGATGTCCGCCCACACCAGGAGGCCCGAGTGA
- a CDS encoding TenA family protein, with amino-acid sequence MTLFETLKERCRPEWEAYTRHEFVEELGQGTLPLPVFRDYLIQDFHFLLQFARANALAAFKSRTLADITAAHEATGAILAETRLHLRLTERWGIPRAELDTAAEKQATVAYTRYVLDCGMVGDLLDLHVALAPCTIGYAEIGSRLQPRIGEYGGAGEGGAGEGGAGEHPYGEWIAEYSGEEFTAASRAAIAQLDELAADGLTERRLAELTEVFRTATRLEADFWQQALDSAESR; translated from the coding sequence GTGACCCTGTTCGAGACCCTCAAGGAACGCTGCCGCCCCGAATGGGAGGCGTACACGCGACACGAGTTCGTTGAGGAGCTCGGGCAGGGAACGCTGCCGCTACCGGTGTTCCGCGACTACCTCATCCAGGACTTCCACTTCCTCCTCCAGTTCGCCCGCGCCAACGCCCTGGCCGCGTTCAAGAGCCGCACCCTCGCCGACATCACCGCCGCCCATGAGGCGACCGGTGCGATCCTCGCCGAGACCCGGCTGCACCTGAGGTTGACCGAGCGTTGGGGCATCCCGCGGGCCGAGCTCGACACCGCCGCGGAGAAGCAGGCCACCGTGGCGTACACCCGCTACGTGCTGGACTGCGGGATGGTCGGCGACCTGCTGGACTTGCACGTGGCGCTGGCACCGTGCACGATCGGCTACGCCGAGATCGGGTCGCGGCTGCAGCCCAGGATCGGCGAGTACGGCGGTGCGGGTGAGGGCGGTGCGGGTGAGGGCGGTGCGGGTGAGCATCCGTACGGCGAATGGATCGCCGAGTACTCGGGGGAGGAGTTCACCGCCGCCTCCCGCGCCGCGATTGCGCAGCTCGACGAACTGGCCGCCGATGGGCTGACCGAGCGCAGGCTGGCGGAGCTCACCGAGGTGTTCCGCACCGCCACCCGCCTGGAGGCCGACTTCTGGCAGCAGGCCCTCGACAGCGCGGAGAGCCGCTGA
- a CDS encoding sulfatase-like hydrolase/transferase — protein MSQSPTSSSSHSTSPLPPATSIPRRTFLGGTGLLLAAGAAGAAFGSSALPGTTPAAGAAIGEGRIRRRPNIVIIMTDQERRPMFWPEGWAAQNLPQRQRLIDTGLSFNVNACNSTMCSPGRSTMFTGIYPAQHGVYRTLTSGGSLSDAEPQLSPTTPNMAGLLASAGYDVHYRGKWHMSKGADGLDPTPADVEGFGFHGWSPPEAGQDIKPENFGGGTANNDQRYADEAVEFLNSVPNDPDRPFALVASFANPHDILAYPQTWDLEMPDGGTNYLDAAPGCFQMGIDLPPTFTEVLALNHKPRAQTQINLASQLGLGPLVGEEKARNYANLYAYMQQVVDQHIGAVIDAVERNDLRQDTIIIRVSDHGEMAMSHGGMRQKVFNAYEETMLVPLVISNPGLFPTGVTTDALSTLVDLMPTLATIAEVAPGVRAGFDFRGTDLSPIISDAVENPGAPTREVQDVIHYVFDDDNIGQPDGQTSVTQPNHLRTVRDRTRKFTMYFDPQWVEPPVFEMYDLAADPLELRNLANPFAPLQFRADMFAEMLPVLLAQMAEKGTTPAGMPVDLPLPTGPMGSLGSLGS, from the coding sequence ATGTCACAATCGCCCACCTCGTCGTCGTCCCATTCGACTTCTCCCCTTCCCCCCGCCACGTCGATCCCCCGCCGCACGTTCCTCGGCGGCACCGGGCTCCTCCTCGCCGCGGGTGCCGCGGGTGCCGCGTTCGGATCCTCCGCGCTGCCGGGCACCACGCCCGCCGCCGGCGCCGCCATCGGGGAGGGCCGGATCCGCAGGCGCCCCAACATCGTCATCATCATGACCGATCAGGAACGGCGGCCGATGTTCTGGCCGGAGGGGTGGGCCGCGCAGAACCTGCCGCAGCGCCAGCGACTGATCGACACCGGACTGTCGTTCAACGTCAACGCCTGCAACTCCACCATGTGCTCGCCCGGCCGCAGCACCATGTTCACCGGCATCTACCCCGCCCAACACGGGGTCTACCGCACCCTCACGTCGGGCGGGAGCCTGTCGGATGCCGAGCCACAGTTGTCCCCGACCACGCCCAACATGGCCGGACTGCTCGCCTCGGCCGGATACGACGTGCACTACCGGGGGAAGTGGCACATGAGCAAGGGCGCCGACGGCCTGGACCCCACGCCCGCCGACGTCGAGGGCTTCGGCTTCCACGGCTGGAGCCCTCCGGAGGCCGGCCAGGACATCAAGCCGGAGAACTTCGGTGGCGGAACCGCGAACAACGACCAGCGCTACGCCGACGAGGCCGTGGAGTTCCTGAACTCGGTGCCGAACGACCCGGATCGGCCGTTCGCGCTGGTCGCCAGCTTCGCTAACCCGCACGACATCCTGGCCTATCCGCAGACCTGGGACCTGGAGATGCCGGACGGCGGGACCAACTACCTCGATGCGGCGCCGGGATGTTTCCAGATGGGCATCGACCTGCCGCCCACGTTCACCGAGGTGCTGGCGCTCAACCACAAGCCCCGCGCCCAGACCCAGATCAACCTGGCCTCCCAGTTGGGGCTCGGACCGCTGGTGGGCGAGGAGAAGGCCCGCAACTACGCCAACCTCTACGCCTACATGCAACAGGTCGTGGACCAGCACATCGGCGCCGTGATCGACGCGGTGGAGCGCAACGACCTACGGCAGGACACGATCATCATCCGGGTCTCCGACCACGGCGAGATGGCGATGTCCCACGGCGGGATGCGCCAGAAGGTGTTCAACGCCTACGAGGAGACGATGCTGGTGCCGCTGGTCATCAGTAACCCCGGATTGTTCCCGACCGGGGTGACGACCGATGCCCTGTCGACTCTCGTGGACCTCATGCCCACCCTCGCGACGATCGCCGAGGTGGCGCCCGGGGTGCGAGCCGGTTTCGACTTCCGCGGGACCGACCTGTCGCCGATCATCTCCGACGCCGTCGAGAACCCGGGGGCCCCGACCCGAGAGGTGCAGGACGTCATCCACTACGTCTTCGACGACGACAACATCGGCCAACCCGACGGGCAGACCTCGGTCACCCAGCCGAACCATCTGCGCACGGTCCGGGACCGCACCCGCAAGTTCACGATGTACTTCGACCCCCAGTGGGTCGAACCCCCGGTGTTCGAGATGTACGACCTGGCGGCGGACCCCCTGGAACTGCGCAACCTCGCGAACCCCTTCGCTCCCCTGCAGTTCCGAGCCGACATGTTCGCCGAGATGCTGCCGGTTCTCCTCGCCCAGATGGCGGAGAAGGGGACCACTCCCGCGGGGATGCCGGTGGACCTGCCGCTGCCGACGGGGCCGATGGGATCGCTGGGGTCGTTGGGGTCCTGA
- a CDS encoding DUF6131 family protein, with protein sequence MIILGAILLILGFILDIPILWTIGLVLVAIGVILVILGAAGRAVGGRKHWF encoded by the coding sequence ATGATCATTCTTGGCGCAATTCTGTTGATCCTCGGATTCATCCTGGACATCCCGATCCTCTGGACGATCGGTCTCGTGCTCGTGGCGATCGGCGTCATCCTCGTCATCCTCGGCGCAGCAGGCCGCGCGGTCGGTGGACGCAAACACTGGTTCTGA